ATCCCAGGGCTTCGGCCAAGGCGCGCCAGAGCGCCTCATCCCAGGATGCTATCTGGCGTGTTCGGAGGCGCTCGCTATCGCGCCGAAACCGGGCTGTTTTGTCCAGCAGCCGCGCCCTCTGTAGCGTGTCCAGTATCCGACGCGCCTCTTCTGGCCGCAATCTGGCTAGCTCGGGCTTGCAGTAGGGGATCCGTTCCAGATCGGGATGCTCTAACGTTCGTAAAGAGGCAGGTGCTAGGGGTTGCAGCACAAGCTCAGGAAGCCGGGATCCGTCGGCTCGGTATAGAGCGCCTGTACACGGATCGGCCCGCCAGATGAGGTGCAAGATGACGGCGTTGTAGCGGGGGTCTTGGTGGTGTCCGTGTCGCACCCAGTCGGCCGATCGCCAGTGGAACTCAAGAGCGCCTGCCCAACGCTGCTCCCCTATGAACAGTTCGGCCCCCTCTATGTCTGGCCCTTGATCCGGATTGGGTCGGCCCAGCCGCACCACGCGCACGGGGAGGCCCTCTACGGTGCGAAGCGCATGCGTCTCGAAGGCGCCGTACAGCCAAAGCGCATGCAGCAGCCGCTCCGATGGGGCAGGTCGCATTTGCGAACATCCAGCGGACAGGACCTCGCGGTCCAGGCCGCCGTTACACCGATCGATGGGCCCAGAGCAGCTGGCGCAGTGTCTCGGCTTGCTTGCGGGCCTGTTCGGCGAAGTCCGGGCCCGAGCCCGCCTCCAGAACGCTCCGGCTCACGTTGATCAGGACGCAGCCTCCGCCGGCCGTTCCGTACCGAACGGCCTCGGCCAGGGCCCCGCCCTGGGCTCCTATGCCGGGGATGAGCAGCGGAAGCTCGGGGGCCTTGTGGCGCACGTTCCGGATCGCCTCCGGTTCCGTGGCGCCGACCACAAGCCCCAGGTTCAGGGATCGAGCGCGGGCCCAGGCGTTGACTTGGGCGGCCACCTCTTGGTAGAGGGAGTGTCCCGCTTGCAGGCGCTTTTCCTGTAGCGTCTGCGCCCCCGGATTTGACGTGCGGCAGAGCACGAAGACCGCTTTATCTGGGTAGGCCCAAAACGGTTCCAGGGCTTCAAGCCCCATATACGGGGAGGCCGTCACGGCATCCGCCCGCGGCATGCGCCCCAGGAGGGCTTGCGCGTAAAAGCGCGCGCTATGAGGGATATCGGCCCGCTTGGCGTCCAGGATCACCATCGGACCCGGTGGCACGCTCGATACGAGCGCCTCCAAGGCCGCCCAGCCCGCCGCTCCGTGCGCTTCATAGAAGGCCGTGTTGAACTTAAAGGCGCAGACCACTTCCTCCGTGGCGGCGATCAGGGCCGAAACAAACCGGTAGATGGCCTCTACGGGGTCGCGCTCCGGATGTAGCGCAGCCGGCAACCGTTCCGGATCCGGATCCAGGCCCACGCACAGAAGCGAGCGGCGGGCCTCCTGCAAGGCCCTTAGGCGATCCAGCCAGCTCATATGGAAAGCCATTCCGCGTTCAGGTACGGAACCAAGACCTCCGGCACGCGTACGCGTCCCTCCCGGGTCTGGTAATGCTCCAGAAGGGCCGCCACCACGCGCGGCAGGGCCAGACCGGAGCCGTTGAGTGTATGCACCAGACGGGGCCGGGATCCATCCCGGGGCCGAAAGCGCAGGTTCATGCGGCGGGCTTGAAAATCCTCGAAATTCGAGACGCTGGAGACCTCCAGCCATCGGCTCTGTGCAGGGCTCCAGACCTCCAGGTCGTACTTTTTGGCCGGCGTAAAGCCCAGATCGGCTGTGCACATAAGCAAAACCCGATAGGGAAGCCCAAGTAGCTGCAGCAGCCGTTCGGCGTCCTCTCGCAGGCTTTCCAGTTCCGCGTAGCTCTGTTCCGGATGCGCGATCCTAACCAGCTCGACCTTGTCGAACTGATGCAGCCGGTTAAGCCCCCGTACGTCTCGGCCGTAGGAGCCGGCCTCGCGTCGAAAGCAGGGCGTGTAGGCGCAAAGCCGTATAGGCAGGGCGTCCTCCTCCAGCAGCTCGTCTCGGTAGTAGTTCGTCAAGGGGACTTCGGCCGTGGGAACGAGGTAAAGCTCGTCGCGCTCGATTACGTACATCAGGTCCTCTTTGTCGGGAAGCTGGCCCGTGCCGCGGGCGCTGGAGGCGTTTACCAGCAGCGGGGGCTCCATCTCCAGATAGCCCCGCCGGGCCGCCTCGTCCAAGAAGAAGGCGATAAGCGCCCGCTGCAGACGGGCCCCCATGCCGACGTAAAACGGAAAGCCGGATCCCGACACCTTGGCTCCGCGGGCAAAATCGATGATCCCCAGCGCCTCGGCGATCTCCCAATGCGGCCGCAGCCCCTCAGAGGGGCGAGGGTCTCCCCAAATGCGCACGACCTGGTTGTCTGAGGCCGACCGCCCAACGGGCACCGAGGGGTGGGGGGGATTGGGGATCTGCAGCAGAAGCGCCTCTTGCTCGGATTCGATCGCCTGCAGGCGCTCTTCAAGCTGCCGGATGCAGTATTTGAGCTCCGCCGTCTGGGTCTTGATCGCGCTGGCCTCCTCTTGACGACTCTGCCCCATGAGCTGACCGATTTGTCGAGAGAGCGCATTCAGCTCAGCCCGCAGACGATCGGCCTCTGCTTGCAGGCGGCGCCGCTCCTCGTCCAAGCGCAGGATTTGATCCACCAGTGCCGGATCGCCGGCTTGCTTAAGCAAAACAGCCTGCCGGATCCGCTCTGGGTCTTGTCGCAACAGCCGAATATCGATCATGCTTTGCAGAACGGGCTATGCGGCCGCCAAGCTACACCTTTTGCCGCGGCTGGCGCAATCGGTTGCGATCCGATCGCGTCCCGCTGTACCTTTGTTCAGGATGCATAGCAAGCGAAGGTAGCAACATGAAGCCCGGTATCCATCCCGAGTACCGCGAAGTAACCGTGCACTGCATCTGCGGCAACAGCTTCAAGACACGCTCGACGGCCAAGCGGGACATCAAGGTCGAGATCTGCGCGGTCTGCCATCCGTTCTACACGGGTAAGCAAAAGTTCGTCGACACCGCAGGCCGCGTCGAGAAGTTCATGCGCAAATACGGCCAAGCTTACAACCCGCAGTAGGACATAAGCGTGTAGCGTGCACACAGGCGGGGCGGCCACATAAGGTCGCCTCTGTTTGTTTTTGGGCCGGAGCTCGGCGCATGACCCAGATCGTTTATCTCGTGGAGGATGCCCAAGTAGCGCGCCTGCTTCCGCTGGTGTGGACCCGACCTGTTTTCGAGCTGCGCGTGGGCGTGCGCACGCTCTGGGAGAAGCATCGTCGGCTCTGGGGGGGCGGTGTGGAGCTGCGGGCCTGGGTGCGGCCCTTCCTGGCGCCCTGGACCGAGCAAGCCTACGACATCGCGGCAAACCGGTGGAGGCCCGCGGATGTCATTTTTTGGGTGAACGCCCGCTGGATCCCCACAGAGACCCAGGTACGCGCCATGAGGGATGCGCGGGGGCCGCAGAGCTGGTGGTCGGGCTCGCAGTGGTTGGCTCTGCGCCTGGAAGGCGAGGCGCTGCTGAGGTGGGATCCCGAACAGGGGGACCCGAACAAGGCCTCCGAGGGATGGCCCCGCACCGATTGGGAGGGGGTTCAGCTCCTGCGGAGGCTAGGGGATGTGGTTTACGAAAGCGCGGCCGAGTTGACGCGAGAGCTCAGCGATTTCCCCCTAGGCCGCTTTGAGGGTCGAATGCACGCAGGCGCCCTTGGGCTTACACCGGAGCGCATATACCTGGCCCCCGGATCGGTGGTTTATCCGGGCGCGGTGCTCAATGCGGAATCCGGCCCGATCGTGGTCGACGAGGGGGCTGAGGTGGGAGAGTTAGCCGCCATCCGCGGGCCATGCTACATCGGCCCGCATACGCAGGTGCGTATGGGCGCGCGCCTGTATGGCGGCACAAGCATTGGGCCCGTCTGTAGGGTGGGGGGAGAGGTCGTGATGACGACTTTCCAGGGCTATGCCAACAAGGCCCACGACGGGCATCTGGGGCATGCCTGGATCGGCGCATGGGTCAATTTGGGGGCCGGCACGCAGAGCTCCAATCTCAAAAACGATTACCGGCCCGTGCGCATCTGGGATGCGCTCGAGGGTCGTTTTGTGGACACGGATCGGCAGTTTTTGGGGCTATTTGCTGCCGACCACGTCAAATCCGCCGTCGGAACCACGTTCAATACGGGCACGGTCGTGGGGGTGGGGGCCAACGTATTCGGGGCCGGTTTTCCCCGAACGGTCATCCCGTCGTTTAGCTGGGGAGGGGCGGCGGGCTTCAGCACCTATCCCCTGGACCGCTTTTTGGCCGCAGCCGAGCGCGTGCTTGCTCGTCGAAATCGCTCCCTATCGGAGGCGGACCGGGAGCTGTTGCGCTACGTCTACGAGGCCACACGCCCAGAGCGCACTTGGGAATCCTGATGCCGCGCCGATCTGCGATTCCACGTCCGGCGCCACAGGCGCCGATGCGCCAGTGGGCCTTATATGCGCTGCGGCGCGTAGCAGAAGAGGGGGCTTTCGCCGCCCGGTTGGCCGATGCCGAACGGCTTACGATCCCCCAACGCCCCCAAGTCACGGAGCTGGTTCAGGGGGCGCTGCGGTGGCGCCGCTATGTGGACTTTCTGCTGGCGCGCTGGTACCGTCGCGCCGATCGTCTGGAGCCCGCCGTGCGGGCCATGCTTTGGATCGGGCTATACGAGCTGCGTTTTACAAGCGCCCCGACCCCGGTCGTGGTGAACGCCTGGACTGAGATCGCTCGAGAGTATCTTCATGAAGGCGCAGCCAAGCTGGTGCACGCTCTGCTGCGCCGTGCCCTGCGCGAGCCGCGCTGGCCGGAGCCGGATGTCGAGGATGCCGTGCAGCGGCTCGGGATTCGGTATTCGTACCCGGATTGGATCGTAGAGGGCTGGCTGCGCTGCTGGGGGCGCGAGCGTACAGAGGCCTTGTTGCGCTGGGGTAACGAGCGGCCGCGTTTTGCTGTGCGCCTCAACCCCCGCCGGGTGCGCTCTTGGCAGGACCTGGGACTGTCTTCGGAGACGCTGGAGCGCCTGCGGCCGGAGCCCGTAGAGGGGTTAGAGCGGACCTTTTGGGTGCACGCTCTGGCGCCGCTTCGAGGTGCCCTTCTGCGAGGCATGCTCGCAGTACAGGATCCGGCCTCGGCTTGGGTGGTGCGGTTGTTGGATCCCCAACCCGGGGAGCGCATCTTGGACCTTTGCGCCGCCCCAGGAGGGAAAACCTTGCTCATTGCCGAGCTGATGGCCGATCAGGGGGAGGTTTGGGCTATAGAGGTTCACCCTGGTCGGTCGCGTTACCTGGAGGGCGCCGTCGGCCGGTATGGCGCCCGATGCGTGCGCGTGTTGCAGGCGGACGGTCGACGGTGGCGACAGGGGCTTTTCGACCGGGTTCTCGTAGACGCCCCCTGTACGGGCCTGGGTGTGCTCGCCAAGCGAGCCGATCTGCGCTGGGCGCGGCAGCCAGAGGATGTGCCTAAGCTGGTGGCTCTGCAGCGGGAGCTTTTGGAGAACGCCGCCCAACTCGTCCGGCCCGGCGGGGTGTTGTTGTACGCCACTTGCACGCTGTGGCCCGAGGAGAACGAAGAGCAGGTGCAGGCCTTTTTAGCCCGACATCCGGAGTTTACGCTGGAGTCCGCATGCGGCTGGGTGCCTGCCGGTTGGGTTCAGGAATCGGGCTGGATGGTGAGCTTTCCCCCCGATACGGGCGCCGATGGGGTTTTCGCTGCGCGGTTGCGCCGGCATCGCTAGGCGGGAATGGAGCGGCCCTCTTTGCTGTTGAAAGGCTCGGAAAGATTTTAGATTTTCGCTATTCGAAGGTGCATTTTGCGACGCCCCCGTTGGCCTCAGAGTGCGGAGGACGGCATGAGATGGTGGGAGCTGCTCTTTCGTTATAAAATGCGCGTGGGCATGCTGGCCTGGCTCTTTCACCGCATCAGCGGCCTGGCCCTCGTGGGCTACATTATTGTCCACGTCTACGGGCTTCGGACCCTAACGGATCGCGATCAATTCAACGCCCTGATCGCGGGTTATCATCATCCCCTCTTTCGGGTGCTGGAGATCTTCCTTTTGGCTGCTGTGACGTATCACGCGCTAAATGGGTTGCGGATCGTGCTCATTGATTTTCTGGGATGGTCTCCCCAGCAGAAACGGCTTTTCTGGACCCTTTCAGGAGCCGCGGTGCTCATCATCGGGCTGGGGGCCTATCCTATCTTGCGGATGTTCTTTTAAGGAGCGCACGAGACCATGAGGCATCTATATCAGCCCTCGCCACGTCCCCGGGCATTTTGGTGGTTTTTCCATCGGGTCTCGGGAAGCGTGCTTGTGATTATGCTCATCGTGCACTACTGGGTGCAGCATTATGATCCGGCCACGGCCACGATGACCTCCGAGCTGCTTTCTGAGGGGGAGCTACCCCGCTACGGAGAGGCCGCGCAAGCCCGCACGGGGCTAGTAGAGCCGACGCCATACGATCTGGTCATGGCCCGACTGGCCGATCCTGCTTATGCGTGGTTTTGGAAGACCTACAACCTGCTTTTTCTGCTCTTCGCCTTACATCATGGCTTTTACGGGCTCTCCAACATAATCGGAGACTATGTTCGCCACGACATGGCGCGGCTGCTGCTGACCGTGCTGGCCTGGTGTGTGGCTCTGTTTTTGCTCGTGGTTGGGGCCTATTCCGTGATCACGGCGGGCTGGAATTACACTCCCCCCAAGCCCGGCTGACATCCGAAAAGGGGGATAATCGGGTATGGCGGTCTTTGAGCATGAGGTCGTCGTAGTGGGCGCAGGGGGCGCGGGGCTCATGGCGGCTCGTTATGCCGCCGAGGGAGCCGATGTGGCCGTGCTTAGCAAGCTGCATCCGTTGCGCTCCCATACCGGGGCCGCTCAGGGCGGCATCTGCGCTGCTTTGGGCAACGAGGAAGAAGATCACTGGATTTGGCACGCCTTTGATACGGTCAAGGGCTCCGATTATCTGGGCGATCAGGACGCGATCGTGGTCATGTGCCAAGACGCGCCCCGGACCATCATCGAGCTGGAGCACGACGGCGTGCCGTTTTCCCGCACCCCAGATGGCAAGATCGCCCAGCGGCCCTTTGGCGGGCATACGCGCAACTTCGGGCAGGCCCCTGTACGCCGGGCCTGTTACGCGGCCGATCGAACGGGCCATGTGATCCTGCACACCCTCTATGAGCAGTGTCTGAAGCGCAAGGTGCGCTTCTATAATGAGTTTCAGGTGCTGGACTTGCTGATCAACCCCGATGGCGAGACGGCCGGTGTGGTGGCCTACGAGATTCGAACGGGTGAGATCCACACATTTCGCGCTAGGGCCGTTGTGCTCGCCACCGGCGGCTACGGCCGCGTCTACAAGACGACCTCAAACGCGCACGCCAACACGGGCGATGGGTTCGCCCTCGCCTTGCGAGCCGGCATCCCGCTAGAAGACATGGAGTTTGTGCAGTTTCACCCCACGGGCATGTACCGGCTGGGCATCCTCATCACGGAAGGTGCCCGCGGCGAGGGCGGCGTGCTGCGTAACCGCTATGGGGAGCGCTTCATGGAGCGCTACGCCCCGACGGTCAAGGATCTGGCCCCGCGCGATGTGATCAGCCGCTGTATCTACCAGGAAATCCGCGAGGGCCGCGGCATAGACGGCAAGGACTACGTGTATTTGGATCTCACCCACCTGAGCCTTAAGGAAATCGAAACGAAACTTCCCGAGATCGCCACGTTTTCGAAGATTTACCTCGGTATCGACCCGTCACGGCAGCCTGTGCCCGTGGCCCCCACCTGCCATTACGCCATGGGGGGCATTCCGACGGATGTGGACGGACGCGTCTACCGGTCCGTTCGGTTGCTAGACGGTCGAGACGGAAACTATCAGGACGCAAAGGGCCATTGGGTCACCCCGTCTTTTGAGCTAGAGTACGTTCCGGGCTTGTATGCGGCTGGAGAGGTGGCCTGTGTCTCCGTGCACGGCGCCAACCGGCTGGGCACCAACTCGCTACTGGATCTTGTGGTCTTCGGACGTCGAGTGGGCAAGGCCATTGTGCGCGAACTCGAAACAGGCGGGCGCAAGCTGCCTGCGCTTCCGGATAACCCCGAGCAGCGGGCTCGGCAGGTGTTGGAGGCTATCTTGAGCCGCACCGAGGGGGAGTCCGTGGCTCGGGTGCGGGCCGATCTGCAGCAGATGATGATGGATTACGTTTCCGTCTTCCGCACCGCCGAGACCTTGGAGAAGGCTCGCCAAGCGATCGCCGAGATACGCCAGCGGGCTGAGCGCGTGCGCATCGACGACCACGGCAAGCAGTTCAACACCGATCTTATGGAGGCCTGGGAGCTGCTGTCCTTGGTGGACGTAGCCGAATCGATTATCCACAGCGCCGAAGCCCGCACGGAAAGCCGCGGCGCCCACACCCGAGAAGACTATCCCAATCGGGACGATCAACGTTGGCTCAAGCACACGCTCTTTTACCGACACCCGGATCAGTCCACAGAGCTGCGCTATCGACCCGTGGTCATCTTGCCGGCGGAGCAGTATCCTTTCTTCCAGCCCAAGGAGCGCAAGTACTGATGGACAGCTGGTCGACGATGTCCCTGATCTGGGCCGTGGCCCTGAGCATTCTAGCTCTACATGGGGGGCGTCGGGCGTGGATGCGTTATCGCAACGGGGACTATGACTTGATTAGGCTTCTGGGCCTTTGGGGCGGATTGCTCCTGGGGTGTGCCCTCTTGTGGCTAGGCTACTGGACCATTCGCGGAGCCATCTGAAGGCGAGGAACGACCCATGCAGGTGACAGTCAAAATCAAGCGCTTCAATCCCGAGACCGACTCGGCGCCGCACTGGGCAACCTACCAGGTGCCGGCTGATCCCATGGATCGGGTTCTAGACCTGCTCAACTACATCAAATGGAACATCGACGGCACGCTCACGTATCGACGCTCCTGCGCCCATGGCGTATGTGGGTCCGACGCCATGCGGATCAACGGGGAGAACAAACTGGCCTGCTCCGTGCTCGTCAAGGACTTGGGCTCTGAGATCACCATCGAGCCTCTGCCCGTGCTTCCGGTGATCAAGGACCTGGTCGTAGACATGAGTGCTTTTTTCCGGAAGTACGAAGCCGTCAAGCCCTGGCTCATCAACGAAGACCCCCCGCCGGAGCGGGAGCGGCTGCAAAGCCCTCGGGAGCACGCCCTGATCGAAGAGGCCACCAAATGCATCCTGTGCGGGGCCTGCACCCAAAGCTGCCCTTCGACCTGGGCCGATCCCGACTACCTGGGCCCGGCCGCCCTGCTTAAGGCCTACCGGTTTGTGTTCGACTCCCGGGATCAGGGCGCGGAGGAGCGGCTGCGCATCGTCGACAGCAACGAAGGCCTCTGGAAGTGCTACACGATCTTCAACTGCGTGCAGGCCTGCCCGAAGGAGATCGACATCACGCGCTGGATCTCCGCGCTGAAGCGGCGCGCCGTCACCGCCCGCTATTGACCCGATCGTTCCTTGCTGCATTACTTGGAGTTGTCCAAAGACCTAATCTCAACCCACACCACTTGCCAGGCGCGCGTCCCTGAGAGGGCGACGCGCCTGTTTGTTTTCTTGACTTTCGCGGCCGTTTTCCGTAATTAGCGGCGCCCCGAAGATCTGCCGCATCCGAATCGGATGTTTTCGGAAAGCGCACACAGCGGGTCGCCTTCTGCTCGCAAAGCGGGATCGATCCGCAAGTGAGGATCTTCGGGTCGATTGGCGACGGCGTGCGGTTCTGCTGGGGTTTCTTGTGTCCCATTCCGAGCCGGGCAAGCCGCCGCAGAGGCACATCTACGGGAAGCGTCGCAACCAATGATGCGGTTAGCCGTTTTCGTATCCGGTCGCGGGTCGAATTTACGCGCCCTCTGGGGGGCTATTCGGTCAGGCTATGTACCGGCGGAGCTCGCTTGCGTGGTATCCGACCGGGCTTGCGCGGCCTTGGGCTGGGCCCAAGAGCAGGGCATTCCCGCTCATGTAGTGCCCTTTACGGAGGACGCAGAGGCCTTCGCCCAAGCCCTGCAGGCCGTGCTATGGCCCTACGGGGTTGAGGGCCTGGTTTTGGCTGGATATCTGCGGCCGATCCCCCCGGCCGTGGTCTCGGCCTATCGAGACCGGATCTTAAACGTGCATCCGGCCCTGCTGCCGGCCTTTGGCGGAAAGGGCTTCTACGGACGGCGCGTGCACGAGGCTGTGCTCGCCTCCGGGGTGCGCTGGACGGGGGTTACGGTGCACCTGGTAAACGAGGCCTACGATGCGGGTCCCATTGTAGTCCAGGAGCCCGTGCCCGTGCTGCCCGAGGATACGCCTGAGTCGCTGCAGGCGCGCGTGCAGGCTGTAGAGCATCGGCTGTTGCCGCTTGCCGTGCGTTGGCTAGCCCAGGGGCGTATTCGTTTGCAAAACGGACGGGTGCAGCTTCTACCTCCTGAGCCCGTTTTGGAGCAGGAGCTTCAGGTTCGACGGGCGTTGCTGTCCGTTTCCGACAAGACCGGTCTGCTGGAGCTGGCCCGTGCGCTGCAGGAGTTGGGCGTGGAGCTGCTCTCCACGGGGGGGACGGCGCGCGCACTGCGAGAGGCTGGCCTAGAGGTGACGCTCGTAGAGGCCTACACGGGCTGGCCGGAGATGCTCGGGGGGCGGGTTAAGAGCCTGCATCCGCAGCTGCACGCCGCGATTCTGGCCCGTCGGGATCAAGTGGCGGACCTAGAGGCGCTGGAACGCTGGGGGGTGGAATGCATAGATCTGGTGGTGGTCAATTTCTACCCGTTTCCGAAGGCGTCCGCTCAAGCCCTAGCGACGCAGGAGGAAGCGATAGAGCAAATAGATATCGGGGGGCCGGCCCTGGTGCGCGCGGCGGCCAAAAACCATCAATGGGTGGCCGTGCTGACCGACCCGGCTCAGTATGCGGAGATTCTGGAGGAGTTGCGCGCCTCCGGCGGGCGGCTTTCGCTTCGGACCCGAAAGCAACTGGCTCAGGCCGCTTTCGCCCGCACGGCGGCCTATGAGGCGGCTATAGCTCAGTACTTTGCACAAGAGCCATGGCCCACATGGTGGGCGCAGGCCTGGCCCTTGGCGCAACCGCTTCGCTACGGGGAAAACCCTCATCAGCGGGCGGCCTTTTACGGCGACATGGCCGCTTTTATCGAGTTGCTTCACGGGCGGGAGCTTTCGTACAACAACCTGCTCGACATCGACGCGGCGCTTCAGCTGGCTGAGGAGTTCGCCGAGGACGCGATGCTATGCGCCATCTTCAAGCACACCAACCCCTGTGGGGTGGCCTTGGGCGGCAGTGCGCGCCAGGCCTGGGAGCGGGCCCTGCGAGCCGACCCGCAGGCCCCGTTCGGGGGGATCGTGATTTTTACCCACCCCATAGACGACGAGGCGGCGCAGGCCGTAGATCAGCTGTTTACGGAGATTATCCTGGCGCCGGACTTTACGCCGGAGGCTCTGGAGCGACTAAAACAGAAGCGCCATCGTCGGCTCATTCGCTGGCGTCCGGCCCAGAGGCCCCGCTGGCAACTGCGCTCCGCGCTCGGGGGGGTGCTGGTGCAGGAGCGCGACACGGGCGCGGATGCGGACGTATCTTGGTGGGTTCCCACCCGGCGCCAGCCCACAGAGGCCGAATGGAGGGCGCTTCGGTTCGCCTGGCGCGTGGTGCGGCATGTAAAATCCAACGCGATCGTCGTGGCCGAGGAAGGGGCCACTTTGGGCATAGGGGCCGGCCAGATGTCCCGCGTTGACGCGGCGCGCTTGGCCGTCTGGAAGGCGCAGCAGGCCGGTTTCGCCCTTCGGGGTGCTGTGGCGGCTTCGGACGCCTTCTTCCCGTTTCCCGACGGTTTAGAGGTGCTAGCCGAAGCCGGTGTGCGGGCCGTCATACAGCCCGGCGGTTCGATTCGAGACGCCGAGGTGGTGGCGGCGGCCGATCGGATGGGGGTGGCGATGGTTTTCACCGGAACAAGACACTTCCGACACTGAAGGGACGTAGGCATGGGGTTGTTGGATTTTCTCTGGATCGACGTGGCTATCGACCTGGGTACGGCGAACACGTTGCTGTACGTGCGAGGCAAAGGTATCGTGCTTAATGAGCCCTCTATCGTGGCCGTACACCGCTCCACGCGCAAAGTGATCGCCATCGGTCATGAGGCCCTGCAGATGCACGAAAAGACCCACCCCGAGATCCAAACGATTCGGCCGCTGCGCGATGGGGTGATCGCGGATTTCGAGGTGGCCGAGCAGATGATCCGTGGGCTTATCCGCCGGGTTCAGAACCGATGGTACACGTCCACCCGCCGGATCGTGATCTGCGTGCCAAGCGGGATCACAGAGGTCGAAAAGCGCGCCGTGCGGGATTCGGCCGAGCAAGCCGGCGCGCGCGAAGTATACCTGATCGACGAGCCCATGGCGGCGGCCATCGGGATCGGGCTCAACGTGCACGAGCCCGTGGGGAATATGATCGTCGACATCGGGGGGGGTACGACCGAGATCGCTGTCATCGCCTTAAGTGGGATCGTCTTGGCGGAATCCATCCGCATTGGCGGTAACGAGCTCGATGAGGCCATCATCCAGTACTTCCGCAAGCACCACAGCTTGCTTATCGGAGAGCGCACAGCCGAACGCATCAAATGCGAAATCGGGTCCACCGTGGAATTGGATCCTGAGCTAGAGATCACGGTGCGGGGCCGAGATCTCATATACGGCATTCCCCGTACGCGTACGATTAGCTCCATCGATGTACGGGAGGCGATCCGGGAGCCCGTACAGGCCATCGTGGAGGCTGTGGTTCGTTCGCTAGAACGCACGCCCCCGGAGTTGGCGGCCGATATCGTAGAGCGCGGCATCATGCTCACCGGCGGGGGCGCCCTGCTAAGGGGGCTAGACCGACTCATCCGAGAACGTGTGCAGCTTCCGGTGCACGTGGCCGATGATCCCCTTACGGCCGTCGTGCGCGGAACGGGCAAGGTCTTGGATGACCTGGATACCTACGCCAAGGTCCTCTCGTAAGGCGTCTTCCCCATGGCAGGCTTCTGGCGCATCTGGGGGCGGATCCGCGACCACGTGTTGCTCGCGGTCCTGCTCAGCTTGAGCCTGCTTACGCTGTTGCATCAACAGAGCGAACAGCTTCGTTTGCTCCGTCTGTTGGCTTTAGGGGCCACGGCTTGGGTGCTCGATTACACGGATCGGGCTTTAGGGATCCTCCGGCTGGCCGGGGAAAATGAGCGGCTGCGCCAAGAAAACCTGCGCCTTTCAGGGGAGCTCAGCAAGCTTCGCACGGCGGAGGTGCTGTATCAACGCCTGGAGGGCTGGTGGCGGGCCCCCGATTCCCTGTTTCGCGCCTGGCCCGCCGTGCCGGCCCGTGTGGTGGGGAAGGATCTTACGGGCCTACACAACCGGCTTGTACTCGGCATCGGGCGCTCCTCTGGCGTTGAACCCGGCATGCCTGTCGTGACCCCCGAGGGGCTAGTGGGCAAAATCCTCGTAGTGGGGTCCCGTTATAGCTTAGCCCAGGCGTATTTGAACACGGACTGGCGCGTGAGCGCCGTGTTGATGCGGCAACGAGCCCTCGGTGTGGTGCGCTGGGATGGTCGTAGGC
The Bacteroidota bacterium DNA segment above includes these coding regions:
- a CDS encoding rod shape-determining protein; amino-acid sequence: MGLLDFLWIDVAIDLGTANTLLYVRGKGIVLNEPSIVAVHRSTRKVIAIGHEALQMHEKTHPEIQTIRPLRDGVIADFEVAEQMIRGLIRRVQNRWYTSTRRIVICVPSGITEVEKRAVRDSAEQAGAREVYLIDEPMAAAIGIGLNVHEPVGNMIVDIGGGTTEIAVIALSGIVLAESIRIGGNELDEAIIQYFRKHHSLLIGERTAERIKCEIGSTVELDPELEITVRGRDLIYGIPRTRTISSIDVREAIREPVQAIVEAVVRSLERTPPELAADIVERGIMLTGGGALLRGLDRLIRERVQLPVHVADDPLTAVVRGTGKVLDDLDTYAKVLS
- a CDS encoding succinate dehydrogenase iron-sulfur subunit gives rise to the protein MQVTVKIKRFNPETDSAPHWATYQVPADPMDRVLDLLNYIKWNIDGTLTYRRSCAHGVCGSDAMRINGENKLACSVLVKDLGSEITIEPLPVLPVIKDLVVDMSAFFRKYEAVKPWLINEDPPPERERLQSPREHALIEEATKCILCGACTQSCPSTWADPDYLGPAALLKAYRFVFDSRDQGAEERLRIVDSNEGLWKCYTIFNCVQACPKEIDITRWISALKRRAVTARY
- the sdhA gene encoding succinate dehydrogenase flavoprotein subunit, which gives rise to MAVFEHEVVVVGAGGAGLMAARYAAEGADVAVLSKLHPLRSHTGAAQGGICAALGNEEEDHWIWHAFDTVKGSDYLGDQDAIVVMCQDAPRTIIELEHDGVPFSRTPDGKIAQRPFGGHTRNFGQAPVRRACYAADRTGHVILHTLYEQCLKRKVRFYNEFQVLDLLINPDGETAGVVAYEIRTGEIHTFRARAVVLATGGYGRVYKTTSNAHANTGDGFALALRAGIPLEDMEFVQFHPTGMYRLGILITEGARGEGGVLRNRYGERFMERYAPTVKDLAPRDVISRCIYQEIREGRGIDGKDYVYLDLTHLSLKEIETKLPEIATFSKIYLGIDPSRQPVPVAPTCHYAMGGIPTDVDGRVYRSVRLLDGRDGNYQDAKGHWVTPSFELEYVPGLYAAGEVACVSVHGANRLGTNSLLDLVVFGRRVGKAIVRELETGGRKLPALPDNPEQRARQVLEAILSRTEGESVARVRADLQQMMMDYVSVFRTAETLEKARQAIAEIRQRAERVRIDDHGKQFNTDLMEAWELLSLVDVAESIIHSAEARTESRGAHTREDYPNRDDQRWLKHTLFYRHPDQSTELRYRPVVILPAEQYPFFQPKERKY
- the purH gene encoding bifunctional phosphoribosylaminoimidazolecarboxamide formyltransferase/IMP cyclohydrolase, with amino-acid sequence MEQELQVRRALLSVSDKTGLLELARALQELGVELLSTGGTARALREAGLEVTLVEAYTGWPEMLGGRVKSLHPQLHAAILARRDQVADLEALERWGVECIDLVVVNFYPFPKASAQALATQEEAIEQIDIGGPALVRAAAKNHQWVAVLTDPAQYAEILEELRASGGRLSLRTRKQLAQAAFARTAAYEAAIAQYFAQEPWPTWWAQAWPLAQPLRYGENPHQRAAFYGDMAAFIELLHGRELSYNNLLDIDAALQLAEEFAEDAMLCAIFKHTNPCGVALGGSARQAWERALRADPQAPFGGIVIFTHPIDDEAAQAVDQLFTEIILAPDFTPEALERLKQKRHRRLIRWRPAQRPRWQLRSALGGVLVQERDTGADADVSWWVPTRRQPTEAEWRALRFAWRVVRHVKSNAIVVAEEGATLGIGAGQMSRVDAARLAVWKAQQAGFALRGAVAASDAFFPFPDGLEVLAEAGVRAVIQPGGSIRDAEVVAAADRMGVAMVFTGTRHFRH
- a CDS encoding rod shape-determining protein MreC; the encoded protein is MAGFWRIWGRIRDHVLLAVLLSLSLLTLLHQQSEQLRLLRLLALGATAWVLDYTDRALGILRLAGENERLRQENLRLSGELSKLRTAEVLYQRLEGWWRAPDSLFRAWPAVPARVVGKDLTGLHNRLVLGIGRSSGVEPGMPVVTPEGLVGKILVVGSRYSLAQAYLNTDWRVSAVLMRQRALGVVRWDGRRPDRLLLDYIVPSVEVRPGDSVLTSGLSLDYPAGILIGRVHSVRADPRRPFWHIELEPAVPLWSLEAVFVLRFRADPERVAIERSGFSAR